From Nocardioides sp. HDW12B, the proteins below share one genomic window:
- a CDS encoding alpha-amylase family glycosyl hydrolase gives MTPPRRTAFLVATATSTALVLSAQPAQSAPAGRPAAEKAAASSRATLAERIAKPSLRDALTDQNFYFVMADRFNNGDETNDTGGYGDLNDDGTTDRRDHGFDPASKRFYHGGDIQGLQDKLDYLEGLGTEAIWFTPIFKNKPVQSEDGPTGTDGSAGYHGYWITDFTQIDPHLGTNAELAALVEAAHARGMKVFFDIITNHTADVISYESNAREGYLSKDVEPYRDASGNPFDDREYAGDEDFPPLDAEESFPYLPTLDEGEEDLKVPGWLNDVRYYHNRGNTDFQREDEDQQYGDFAGLDDLFTEHPRVVDGMEEIYQTWVSEIGIDGYRIDTMKHVNDEFWQEFGPGVLKYARQNGKPDFYMFGEVYDDRTTEAGKAFLSKFVTRDKMQAILDFGFQASARNFVSKQQGAGALVEFFRDDDYYTDADSNAYQLPTFLGNHDMGRIGYFLKQDNPDASEDELLDRDLLAHELMYLVRGNPVVYYGDEQGFTGSGGDQLARQDMFENTVEDWEENAGPFDDDNLGSEETPDDDNFDADHPLYTGLADLSALTEEHPALRNGVMQPRSGQGAFAFSRIDREKRREYVVVVNASDEDRTTDVTTFVPSSGFTRVYGDGPASLTSARDGSVSVPSGGVSATVYRSDRRIPLSSRAPGIQLRSPSPSTADRSRTEVGADVAGDDYAEVTFQARPEGERWRSIGTDDNRPFRVFHDTAAYDPRTPVRYRAVVADNNGHARMSDVRRSEVPSPSIQIVNPTAGEITGFDPLLVEAQVNPERTSQRVRFERSVTGGDWETIGVDRSSPWYRVTDDEVPDLGLADGDRVRYRAVLLEPGFPSVTSDTVTMRVAEPEPAYDSVTVAGSFQEELGCDSDWMAECDITDLEFQPDGTWTGVLSIPAGDYFWKVPVNDNWNTSFGPNGGGGDYRLVVPTDGDYEFVFNQTTKNATATRVEP, from the coding sequence GTGACACCCCCACGCCGTACCGCGTTCCTCGTCGCCACCGCGACGTCCACCGCCCTCGTCCTGTCCGCCCAGCCCGCCCAGTCCGCACCCGCCGGACGGCCTGCCGCCGAGAAGGCTGCGGCGTCGAGCCGCGCCACCCTCGCGGAGCGCATCGCGAAGCCGTCCCTGCGCGACGCGCTGACCGACCAGAACTTCTACTTCGTCATGGCCGACCGGTTCAACAACGGCGACGAGACCAACGACACCGGTGGCTACGGCGACCTCAACGACGACGGCACGACGGACCGTCGCGACCACGGGTTCGACCCCGCGAGCAAGCGGTTCTACCACGGTGGCGACATCCAGGGCCTCCAGGACAAGCTCGACTACCTCGAGGGCCTCGGCACCGAGGCGATCTGGTTCACCCCGATCTTCAAGAACAAGCCGGTGCAGTCCGAGGACGGACCGACCGGCACCGACGGCTCGGCCGGCTACCACGGCTACTGGATCACCGACTTCACCCAGATCGACCCCCACCTCGGCACCAACGCCGAGCTGGCGGCGCTGGTGGAGGCCGCGCACGCCCGTGGCATGAAGGTGTTCTTCGACATCATCACCAACCACACCGCCGACGTCATCAGCTACGAGAGCAACGCCCGTGAGGGCTACCTCAGCAAGGACGTCGAGCCCTACCGCGACGCCTCCGGCAACCCGTTCGACGACCGCGAGTACGCCGGCGACGAGGACTTCCCGCCGCTCGACGCCGAGGAGTCCTTCCCCTACCTGCCGACCCTCGACGAGGGCGAGGAGGACCTCAAGGTCCCCGGCTGGCTCAACGACGTGCGGTACTACCACAACCGCGGCAACACCGACTTCCAGCGCGAGGACGAGGACCAGCAGTACGGCGACTTCGCCGGGCTCGACGACCTCTTCACCGAGCACCCCCGCGTCGTCGACGGCATGGAGGAGATCTACCAGACGTGGGTCTCCGAGATCGGCATCGACGGCTACCGCATCGACACCATGAAGCACGTCAACGACGAGTTCTGGCAGGAGTTCGGCCCCGGCGTGCTGAAGTACGCCCGTCAGAACGGCAAGCCGGACTTCTACATGTTCGGCGAGGTCTACGACGACCGCACCACCGAGGCCGGCAAGGCCTTCCTGTCGAAGTTCGTCACCCGCGACAAGATGCAGGCGATCCTCGACTTCGGCTTCCAGGCCTCGGCCCGCAACTTCGTCTCCAAGCAGCAGGGGGCCGGCGCGCTCGTCGAGTTCTTCCGCGACGACGACTACTACACCGACGCCGACTCCAACGCCTACCAGCTCCCGACGTTCCTCGGGAACCACGACATGGGCCGCATCGGCTACTTCCTCAAGCAGGACAACCCCGACGCGTCCGAGGACGAGCTGCTCGACCGCGACCTCCTCGCCCACGAGCTGATGTACCTCGTCCGCGGCAACCCGGTCGTCTACTACGGCGACGAGCAGGGCTTCACCGGCAGCGGCGGCGACCAGCTCGCCCGCCAGGACATGTTCGAGAACACCGTCGAGGACTGGGAGGAGAACGCCGGTCCGTTCGACGACGACAACCTCGGCAGCGAGGAGACGCCCGACGACGACAACTTCGACGCCGACCACCCGCTCTACACCGGGCTGGCCGACCTCTCCGCCCTCACCGAGGAGCACCCGGCGCTGCGCAACGGCGTCATGCAGCCCCGCTCCGGGCAGGGCGCCTTCGCCTTCTCGCGCATCGACCGCGAGAAGCGCCGCGAGTACGTCGTCGTGGTCAACGCCTCCGACGAGGACCGCACCACCGACGTGACGACGTTCGTCCCCAGCAGTGGCTTCACCCGCGTGTACGGCGACGGCCCCGCGTCGCTGACGTCGGCGCGTGACGGATCGGTGTCCGTCCCGAGCGGCGGGGTGTCCGCCACCGTCTACCGCTCCGACCGGCGCATCCCGCTCTCGTCGCGCGCTCCCGGCATCCAGCTGCGCTCGCCGTCGCCCAGCACCGCGGACCGCAGCCGCACCGAGGTGGGGGCGGACGTGGCCGGCGACGACTACGCCGAGGTCACCTTCCAGGCGCGGCCCGAGGGCGAGCGCTGGCGCAGCATCGGCACCGACGACAACCGACCGTTCCGGGTCTTCCACGACACCGCCGCCTACGACCCCCGCACGCCGGTCCGCTACCGGGCCGTCGTCGCCGACAACAACGGTCACGCGCGCATGAGCGACGTACGCCGCTCCGAGGTGCCGTCGCCGAGCATCCAGATCGTCAACCCGACCGCCGGCGAGATCACCGGCTTCGACCCGTTGCTCGTCGAGGCCCAGGTCAACCCCGAGCGGACGTCGCAGCGGGTGCGCTTCGAGCGCAGCGTCACGGGCGGCGACTGGGAGACGATCGGCGTCGACCGCTCGTCGCCGTGGTACCGGGTCACCGACGACGAGGTCCCCGACCTCGGCCTGGCCGACGGCGACCGGGTCCGCTACCGCGCCGTCCTCCTCGAACCCGGCTTCCCCTCGGTCACCAGCGACACGGTGACGATGCGCGTCGCCGAGCCCGAGCCGGCGTACGACTCGGTCACGGTCGCCGGCAGCTTCCAGGAGGAGCTGGGCTGCGACAGCGACTGGATGGCCGAGTGCGACATCACGGACCTGGAGTTCCAGCCGGACGGCACCTGGACCGGGGTGCTGAGCATCCCCGCCGGCGACTACTTCTGGAAGGTGCCCGTCAACGACAACTGGAACACCAGCTTCGGGCCCAACGGCGGGGGCGGGGACTACCGCCTCGTCGTCCCGACCGACGGCGACTACGAGTTCGTCTTCAACCAGACGACGAAGAACGCCACCGCCACCCGCGTCGAGCCCTGA
- a CDS encoding PTS ascorbate transporter subunit IIC, translating into MDWLVSIAQFIVNEILAVPAFLIGIITAVGLVALKRSTGQVVGGAIKATLGFLLIGAGATLVVASLAPLGAMIQGATGAQGVIPTNEAIAGIAQSEFGAQVSWLMILGFAVSLLLARFTPLHYVFLTGHHILFMATLLTIVLASADYPGFVVVGLGGLVLGILMVSLPAFAHPWTRRVTGDDSIAIGHFGTLAYVAGGAVGGAVGRRSRSTEELDLPESLRFLRDSMVATALSMVIMYLVLAVAFLARSGEEEAFAAFDGGATGVGNYLMLSVTQGLQFGVAVAVILFGVRTILAELVPAFQGIAAKVVPGAIPALDAPIVFPYAQNAVLIGFIASFVGGLVGLVVLSVALNPWLGLALILPGLVPHFFTGGAAGVFGNATGGRVGAAVAGLVNGLLITFLPALLLEVLGDFGDANTTFGDTDFGWVGLATGYPARLGSVGIALIALVGAVILVGAILWQKRVVDVGWDPAPWRDDLEPADRPDLGDGAGTAEHAPGDLVVAGSGYAPIPPPKGAPMPPPPPEQ; encoded by the coding sequence ATGGATTGGCTCGTCTCCATCGCACAGTTCATCGTCAACGAGATCCTGGCGGTGCCGGCCTTCCTCATCGGCATCATCACCGCGGTCGGGCTGGTGGCGCTCAAACGGTCGACCGGCCAGGTCGTCGGCGGCGCCATCAAGGCCACGCTGGGGTTCCTGCTCATCGGGGCGGGCGCCACGCTCGTCGTCGCGTCCCTGGCGCCGCTCGGCGCGATGATCCAGGGGGCGACCGGAGCACAGGGCGTCATCCCCACCAACGAGGCGATCGCCGGGATCGCCCAGTCCGAGTTCGGGGCGCAGGTCTCCTGGCTGATGATCCTGGGCTTCGCGGTCAGCCTGCTGCTCGCCCGCTTCACCCCGCTGCACTACGTGTTCCTGACCGGACACCACATCCTCTTCATGGCGACCCTGCTGACGATCGTGCTCGCGTCGGCGGACTACCCGGGCTTCGTGGTCGTCGGGCTGGGTGGTCTCGTGCTGGGCATCCTGATGGTGTCCCTGCCGGCCTTCGCGCACCCCTGGACGCGCCGCGTCACCGGTGACGACAGCATCGCCATCGGACACTTCGGCACCTTGGCCTACGTCGCCGGCGGGGCAGTGGGCGGGGCGGTCGGTCGACGGAGCCGGTCCACCGAGGAGCTGGACCTCCCCGAGTCGTTGCGGTTCCTGCGCGACTCCATGGTCGCCACGGCCCTGTCGATGGTGATCATGTATCTCGTCCTGGCCGTCGCCTTCCTGGCGCGCTCCGGTGAGGAGGAGGCCTTCGCCGCCTTCGACGGCGGTGCCACCGGGGTCGGCAACTACCTCATGCTGTCGGTGACCCAGGGTCTGCAGTTCGGTGTCGCGGTGGCGGTGATCCTCTTCGGCGTGCGGACGATCCTGGCGGAGCTCGTGCCGGCCTTCCAAGGCATCGCGGCCAAGGTCGTCCCCGGCGCGATCCCCGCGCTCGACGCGCCCATCGTGTTCCCCTACGCGCAGAACGCCGTGCTCATCGGCTTCATCGCCAGCTTCGTCGGTGGCCTGGTCGGGTTGGTCGTGCTGTCGGTGGCGCTCAACCCCTGGCTCGGACTGGCCCTGATCCTGCCGGGTCTGGTGCCGCACTTCTTCACCGGCGGGGCTGCGGGTGTCTTCGGCAACGCCACGGGCGGACGGGTCGGAGCCGCGGTCGCCGGTCTGGTCAACGGTCTCCTCATCACGTTCCTTCCCGCGCTGCTGCTCGAGGTCCTCGGGGACTTCGGCGACGCGAACACGACGTTCGGCGACACCGACTTCGGTTGGGTCGGCCTCGCCACCGGCTACCCCGCCCGGCTGGGATCGGTGGGCATCGCTCTCATCGCGCTGGTCGGGGCGGTGATCCTCGTCGGCGCCATCCTGTGGCAGAAGCGCGTCGTGGACGTCGGGTGGGACCCCGCGCCCTGGCGTGACGACCTGGAGCCCGCCGACCGACCTGACCTCGGTGACGGCGCCGGCACCGCCGAGCACGCGCCCGGTGACCTCGTCGTCGCCGGCTCCGGGTACGCGCCGATCCCACCCCCGAAGGGCGCCCCGATGCCTCCGCCTCCGCCGGAGCAGTAG
- a CDS encoding universal stress protein, with protein sequence MSTTPSTSAAPSSRPLNGNDRVTVTVAVDGTASDRPVLRVAVAEAQLRGAELQVAHVAPPYAAAEPTHPLGGLDLSDVGREILDAARTEVEALGHAGVVRSTLVTGHRVPELVELSEGSGLLVVGRGGHGRVVGLLAGSVAVGLATHARCPVRVVAADRSSATARAPVVAGMSRELDAEVLLAHSGDAAVRAGTSLVVLHAWHLPSPYADRVEGRTHSGWWADRARTMVETALEPVRQACPHLEVEVQVVHDDPAVALLHASRDATLVVLTRPHDRRIVGGHLGRVARQVMAGSRCPVDVVPPGEH encoded by the coding sequence ATGTCGACCACGCCGAGCACCTCGGCCGCACCGAGCTCGCGCCCGCTCAACGGGAACGACCGGGTCACCGTCACCGTCGCCGTGGACGGGACGGCGTCGGACCGTCCCGTGCTCCGGGTCGCCGTCGCGGAGGCCCAGCTGAGGGGGGCGGAGCTGCAGGTCGCGCACGTGGCGCCGCCGTACGCCGCTGCCGAGCCGACCCATCCGCTGGGCGGCCTCGACCTGTCCGACGTCGGCCGCGAGATCCTGGACGCGGCGCGCACGGAGGTCGAGGCGCTCGGCCACGCCGGGGTGGTGCGCTCGACGCTCGTGACCGGTCACCGCGTCCCCGAGCTGGTCGAGCTCAGCGAGGGCAGCGGCCTGTTGGTCGTGGGCCGCGGCGGGCACGGACGGGTCGTGGGTCTGCTCGCGGGCTCGGTCGCCGTCGGGCTGGCCACCCACGCCCGGTGCCCCGTGCGGGTGGTGGCCGCGGACCGGAGCAGCGCGACGGCCCGAGCCCCGGTCGTCGCCGGGATGTCGCGCGAGCTGGACGCGGAGGTGCTCCTCGCCCACTCCGGTGACGCGGCCGTGCGCGCAGGGACGTCACTCGTGGTGCTGCACGCCTGGCACCTGCCCAGCCCGTACGCCGACCGGGTCGAGGGGCGCACCCACAGCGGGTGGTGGGCCGATCGGGCGCGCACCATGGTCGAGACGGCCCTGGAGCCGGTGCGTCAGGCCTGCCCGCACCTGGAGGTCGAGGTGCAGGTGGTCCACGACGACCCGGCGGTGGCGCTGCTGCACGCCTCGCGTGACGCGACGCTCGTGGTGCTGACCCGCCCGCACGACCGACGTATCGTCGGTGGGCACCTGGGACGGGTGGCGCGTCAGGTGATGGCCGGCAGCCGGTGCCCGGTCGACGTGGTGCCGCCGGGGGAGCACTGA
- a CDS encoding response regulator transcription factor: MSRVVVVDDHPVFRRGVSALLRAEGHEVAGEAADGEEAIAVVAAERPDAVLMDLSMPLTDGFAATAHICAAYPDTRVLVITLFDDEASVVRALEAGASGYVSKQADPEQIIGALDAVLTGALWLGAGVSRPPMRAAPSTAPTVLDALTRREQDVADLVGRGLSNGQIAARLCLSRKTVANYVSTVLLKLGAATRDEAAREVRRLSGA; encoded by the coding sequence GTGAGCCGCGTCGTGGTCGTCGATGACCATCCCGTCTTCCGCCGAGGGGTCAGCGCCCTGCTGCGCGCCGAGGGCCACGAGGTCGCCGGCGAGGCCGCCGACGGCGAGGAGGCCATCGCGGTCGTCGCCGCCGAGAGGCCCGACGCCGTGCTCATGGACCTGTCGATGCCCCTCACCGACGGGTTCGCCGCGACGGCACACATCTGCGCGGCGTACCCCGACACCCGGGTCCTGGTCATCACGCTGTTCGACGACGAGGCCTCGGTCGTCCGCGCCCTCGAGGCCGGGGCCAGTGGCTACGTGTCCAAGCAGGCGGACCCGGAGCAGATCATCGGTGCGCTCGACGCTGTCCTGACCGGTGCCCTCTGGCTCGGGGCCGGGGTGAGCAGACCGCCGATGCGAGCCGCGCCCAGCACCGCACCAACCGTGCTGGATGCCCTCACCCGTCGCGAGCAGGACGTCGCCGACCTGGTCGGACGCGGGCTGAGCAACGGTCAGATCGCGGCGCGGTTGTGCCTGTCACGCAAGACCGTGGCCAACTACGTCAGCACGGTGCTGCTCAAGCTCGGTGCGGCCACGCGCGACGAGGCGGCCCGAGAGGTCCGGCGGCTGAGCGGCGCGTGA
- a CDS encoding GAF domain-containing sensor histidine kinase: MTDPWSIPAQVARVEEISALGALEPDTVAPDLQSLLELAVQFCGVSSAAVNIVTEDSQHQIAVVGVEATVCTSAESMCAVVLDQPTLSVGNTVEDPRFATNPFVDGRRDELRFYASTPLISSRGVVIGRFCIFDTEPRTLTGDQEDALEVLAARGMDLLELRRRTRDLEASNARLSDFASQVGHDLSSPLAAMLLYLELAQEQPEVVAGSALHGMLSRTAAMTRRMGMQIEGILRSAHQEVPVDLQQVDLGDVVDFVLVDLAAAIAGSAAEVTRGDLPVLRADPEQVYSLMLNLVSNALKFTRPGVPAQVHVTAVLEAATPGDPEGADGVWVVDVTDEGRGVPEADRQRVFARYTRGHEQDTVGHGIGLATARGIAEAHGGTLTLHPRDTGTLMRLRLPA, translated from the coding sequence GTGACGGACCCGTGGTCGATCCCAGCGCAGGTGGCGCGGGTCGAGGAGATCAGTGCGCTCGGCGCCCTCGAGCCCGACACCGTCGCCCCCGACCTCCAGTCCCTGCTCGAGCTGGCCGTGCAGTTCTGCGGCGTGTCGAGCGCGGCGGTCAACATCGTGACCGAGGACTCCCAGCACCAGATCGCCGTCGTCGGGGTGGAGGCCACGGTCTGCACCTCGGCCGAGTCGATGTGCGCCGTGGTGCTGGACCAGCCGACCCTGTCGGTGGGCAACACCGTCGAGGACCCGCGCTTCGCGACCAACCCCTTCGTCGACGGCCGCCGAGACGAGCTGCGGTTCTACGCCTCGACCCCGCTGATCTCCTCGCGCGGGGTGGTGATCGGACGCTTCTGCATCTTCGACACCGAGCCGCGGACGCTGACCGGCGACCAGGAGGACGCCCTGGAGGTGCTCGCCGCCCGGGGGATGGACCTGCTGGAGCTGCGGCGGCGCACCCGCGACCTGGAGGCCTCCAACGCCCGGCTGTCCGACTTCGCCAGCCAGGTGGGGCACGACCTGAGCTCGCCGCTGGCGGCGATGCTGCTCTACCTCGAGCTCGCCCAGGAGCAGCCCGAGGTGGTGGCGGGCTCGGCGCTGCACGGCATGCTCAGCAGGACCGCGGCGATGACGCGCCGCATGGGCATGCAGATCGAGGGCATCCTGCGCAGCGCCCACCAGGAGGTGCCCGTCGACCTGCAGCAGGTCGACCTGGGCGACGTGGTGGACTTCGTGCTCGTCGACCTCGCGGCGGCCATCGCCGGCAGTGCGGCCGAGGTCACCCGCGGCGACCTGCCCGTGCTGCGCGCCGACCCGGAGCAGGTCTACTCGCTGATGCTCAACCTCGTGTCGAACGCGCTGAAGTTCACGCGGCCGGGCGTCCCCGCGCAGGTCCACGTGACGGCCGTCCTCGAGGCGGCGACGCCCGGTGACCCGGAGGGAGCGGACGGCGTGTGGGTCGTCGACGTGACCGACGAGGGTCGCGGGGTGCCGGAGGCGGACCGGCAGCGGGTGTTCGCCCGCTACACCCGCGGGCACGAGCAGGACACCGTGGGGCACGGCATCGGCCTCGCCACGGCCCGCGGCATCGCCGAGGCGCACGGGGGCACGCTCACGCTGCACCCGCGTGACACCGGCACGCTGATGCGCCTGCGGCTGCCCGCCTGA
- a CDS encoding DUF2237 domain-containing protein gives MTEPTQRPELNVLDAPLEPCGTEPMTGFYRDGCCSSGPEDRGSHTICAVVTSEFLEHQRSIGNDLSTPMPAYGFPGLTPGDRWCVTARNWARAYADGVAAPVVLASTNRAVLRIVPLEALRQHAVDVPPDPGALAP, from the coding sequence ATGACGGAGCCGACGCAGCGCCCGGAGCTCAACGTCCTCGACGCGCCGCTGGAGCCGTGCGGCACCGAACCGATGACGGGCTTCTACCGCGACGGCTGCTGCTCCAGCGGGCCTGAGGACCGCGGCAGCCACACCATCTGCGCCGTGGTGACCTCCGAGTTCCTCGAGCACCAGCGCTCCATCGGCAACGACCTGTCCACCCCGATGCCGGCGTACGGGTTCCCGGGGCTGACGCCCGGGGACCGGTGGTGCGTCACCGCGCGGAACTGGGCCCGGGCGTACGCCGACGGGGTCGCCGCACCGGTCGTGCTCGCCTCAACCAACCGAGCGGTGCTGCGCATCGTGCCGCTCGAAGCACTGCGCCAGCACGCGGTCGACGTCCCGCCCGACCCGGGCGCGCTCGCCCCCTGA
- a CDS encoding PTS sugar transporter subunit IIA: MAALSELIEPRAISLDEKVADWEAAVRAAGRLLEESGVAEESYTQAMVDSVHENGPYIVLAPGFAFAHARPSAAVRRTGMSWLRLAEPVEFGHKSNDPVSLVVALAATDSATHQGAMASLAGLIGDRDKKAALDAAATPDEVHRILQAGDGPQTRQSVETEQAERSRPRRATGTTHDHILTVCGNGLGTSLFLKNTLEKVLDAWGWGHLITVEATDTVSARGKVKSTDLVLTSGEIARALGDVGVPMRVIENFTSTAEIDRVLREMYDI, encoded by the coding sequence GTGGCAGCCCTCTCCGAGCTGATCGAGCCCCGGGCCATCTCGTTGGACGAGAAGGTCGCGGACTGGGAGGCCGCGGTGCGCGCCGCCGGGCGGTTGCTCGAGGAGTCGGGCGTCGCCGAGGAGTCCTACACGCAGGCCATGGTCGACTCCGTGCACGAGAACGGCCCGTACATCGTGCTCGCGCCCGGCTTCGCCTTCGCTCATGCACGCCCTTCCGCCGCCGTCAGGCGCACCGGGATGTCGTGGCTGCGGCTCGCGGAGCCTGTCGAGTTCGGCCACAAGTCGAACGACCCCGTGAGCCTCGTGGTGGCGCTCGCCGCGACTGACAGCGCGACGCACCAGGGAGCGATGGCGTCGCTGGCTGGTCTCATCGGTGATCGTGACAAGAAAGCGGCGCTGGACGCCGCCGCGACTCCGGACGAGGTGCACCGGATCCTGCAGGCGGGTGACGGGCCGCAGACCAGGCAGTCGGTCGAGACGGAGCAGGCAGAGCGTTCTCGGCCGCGACGAGCCACGGGAACGACCCACGACCACATCCTGACCGTCTGCGGCAACGGCCTCGGCACCAGCCTCTTCCTCAAGAACACGCTGGAGAAGGTCCTCGACGCGTGGGGGTGGGGTCACCTGATCACCGTCGAGGCGACCGACACGGTCTCGGCACGCGGCAAGGTCAAGAGCACCGACCTCGTGCTGACCTCCGGCGAGATCGCCCGCGCGCTCGGCGACGTGGGGGTGCCGATGCGCGTCATCGAGAACTTCACCAGCACCGCGGAGATCGACAGGGTTCTTCGAGAGATGTACGACATCTGA
- a CDS encoding asparaginase, translating to MSDLSPSSVPSAPSSPDHVAGSGAVVVAEVVRSAVVEGRHHGRAVALDAAGDVTWSLGAPDAVLLPRSCVKPLQALALVRHGLDLPDDLLAIACASHSGEPVHLDAVRRVLAGAGLSEADLHTPEDWPFDPEERDRVVRAGGTRTRIAMNCSGKHAAMLATCVVNGWPTATYLDPEHPVQVAVRSTLEELTGVPVEATLVDGCGAPLMSTTLTGLARAFARLATAADGPEQRVADAIRRHPTLVSGTRRDEAALLSALPGAIGKVGAEACYAVALPDGRAVALKIEDGGDRARPVVMAAALERLGVLDDPGVDSEAVRATGRHVLRGGGHPVGEVRAAF from the coding sequence ATGAGCGACCTCTCCCCGTCCTCCGTCCCGTCGGCCCCCTCCTCGCCCGACCACGTCGCCGGATCCGGGGCCGTCGTCGTGGCCGAGGTGGTCCGCAGCGCCGTGGTGGAGGGCCGTCACCACGGGCGAGCGGTGGCGCTGGACGCCGCGGGGGACGTCACCTGGTCCCTCGGGGCGCCGGACGCGGTCCTGCTGCCACGCTCCTGCGTGAAGCCGCTGCAGGCGCTGGCCCTGGTCCGGCACGGTCTGGACCTCCCCGACGACCTGCTGGCGATCGCCTGCGCCTCGCACTCCGGCGAGCCGGTGCACCTCGACGCGGTCCGCCGCGTCCTGGCCGGCGCGGGGCTGAGCGAGGCCGACCTGCACACCCCCGAGGACTGGCCCTTCGACCCCGAGGAGCGTGACCGGGTGGTGCGCGCCGGGGGCACGCGGACCCGTATCGCCATGAACTGCTCGGGCAAGCACGCCGCCATGCTGGCGACCTGCGTCGTCAACGGCTGGCCGACGGCGACCTACCTCGACCCCGAGCACCCCGTGCAGGTCGCGGTGCGCTCGACGCTCGAGGAGCTGACCGGCGTGCCGGTCGAGGCCACGCTCGTCGACGGCTGCGGGGCGCCCCTGATGAGCACCACGCTGACCGGGCTGGCCCGCGCCTTCGCCCGCCTGGCCACCGCGGCCGACGGTCCGGAGCAGCGGGTGGCGGACGCGATCCGTCGCCACCCCACCCTGGTGAGCGGCACGCGTCGCGACGAGGCGGCGCTCCTGTCGGCCCTGCCCGGCGCCATCGGCAAGGTGGGGGCCGAGGCGTGCTACGCGGTGGCCCTGCCCGACGGTCGTGCCGTGGCGCTCAAGATCGAGGACGGCGGTGACCGCGCCCGACCGGTCGTGATGGCGGCCGCCCTGGAGCGGCTGGGGGTGCTCGACGACCCGGGCGTCGACTCCGAGGCGGTCCGGGCGACGGGCCGCCACGTGCTGCGTGGCGGGGGCCACCCGGTCGGCGAGGTCCGCGCGGCGTTCTGA